One Gossypium hirsutum isolate 1008001.06 chromosome A08, Gossypium_hirsutum_v2.1, whole genome shotgun sequence genomic window, TTTATTGTCAATCATACCTAAAATGAGGcaattaattattattactaaatgaatttttattttaaataaggaAATACTAATAAGGGGAAAGTAGGTTTCTGTCAGTTTTTTTGTCCTACCATTTCTACATCTTAAAACATAAAGAATCTAGTTCCTTCATCAATTGGCACgggaaaaaagacaaaaaaaggtTGGGCCAAGCTTGGTTAGCAAAAAGCAAATGGCAGCCATTGTTTGTCCTACTATCACAATTATATAACTCAACAACAATGAATATTCAAGATTCAAGAATCCAAACCCAATCccacaaaaattgaaatttctcTTATCATGTTGGAAGACTCCGCCCAAGACTACCTCCTCAACCAGGAAGAAACTCTTCCAACCACCACCGCCTCCATCCATAATCCCAAAAAGCTATCCATCATCCCCCTCATCTTCCTCATCTACTTCGAGGTATCCGGGGGTGCTTATGGCGAGGAGGCTGCTGTGGGTGCCGCTGGTCCCCTTTGGGCCATACTTGGTTTCCTTATTTTCCCTTTCATCTGGAGCATACCTGAGGCCTTGGTCACGGCTGAGCTGGCCACCGCCTTCCCTGGTAACGGTGGCTACGTTATCTGGGCTCACAGGGCTTTTGGGCCATTCTGGGGTTCACTTATGGGCTCTTGGAAATTCCTCAGTGGAGTTATCAACTTAGCCTCCTACCCAGTTCTTTGTGTCGATTATATCAAGTTAGTTTTCCCACTTCTCTCTTCGGGGCTGCCTCGCTATGCTGCTATACTCTTCTCTACTTTGTTCCTTTCTTTCTTGAACTACACAGGTTTGGTCATAGTGGGTTATACTGCCGTGTGTTTAGGTCTTATTTCACTCATCCCATTCCTATTATTGGCTTTGTTTTCAATTCCCATGATTGATCCTAGCAGATGGATTAGTTTGGGTAATCAAGGTGTAGAAAAAAATTGGTCATTGTTTTTCAATACCCTCTTTTGGAACCTCAACTTCTGGGATAATGCCAGTACTTTGGCAGGTGAAGTTGAGCAACCCCAAAAGACATTCCCTAAAGCCCTTTTCTCAGCTGGTTTGCTCACTTGTTTAGCTTACTTAGTGCCTCTTTTAGCTGCTACTGGGGCTACACCACTCAATCAACAAGCTTGGGTTGAAGGGTATTTTGCTGATGTGGCTCAAATCATCGCAGGCAAATGGTTAAAAGTGTTTCTTGAAATTGGTGCTGTTTTATCCATCATTGGACTATATGAAGCACAGTTGAGCAGCTGTGTTTATCAGCTTCTAGGAATGGCTGAATTAGGTTTTTTGCCACAATGTTTCTCGGTAAGATCTAAGTGGTTTAACACACCTTGGGTGGGAATTCTGGTCTCAACTTCCATAACTATTGGAGTTTCTTTTATGAACTTTACTACCTTAATTTCTTCAGTTAATTTCTTATATAGTTTAGGGATGTTGCTTGAATTTGCATCATTCCTGTGGTTGAGGAGAAAGTTGCCAACAATGAAAAGACCATTTAAAGTGCCGATGAAGTTGCCTGGTTTGGTAGTGATGTGCTTGATCCCTTCAGGGTTTTTGGTCTATATCATGTCAGTGGCTACTGGAACTGTGTTTTCAGTGAGTTGTCTGGTTACACTTGTTACAATCGTATGGTACTTTGTAATGAATTTCTGCAAATCCAAGAGGCTGACCAATGTTGAGGATGAAGATTTGGAATAGCTAGGGTGACTAGTGATTATTATAACTTATATCCCTATTCTTTTTTTGCTGATGTAAAAATTAGTTTATTATCAATTAT contains:
- the LOC107945590 gene encoding probable polyamine transporter At3g13620 — translated: MLEDSAQDYLLNQEETLPTTTASIHNPKKLSIIPLIFLIYFEVSGGAYGEEAAVGAAGPLWAILGFLIFPFIWSIPEALVTAELATAFPGNGGYVIWAHRAFGPFWGSLMGSWKFLSGVINLASYPVLCVDYIKLVFPLLSSGLPRYAAILFSTLFLSFLNYTGLVIVGYTAVCLGLISLIPFLLLALFSIPMIDPSRWISLGNQGVEKNWSLFFNTLFWNLNFWDNASTLAGEVEQPQKTFPKALFSAGLLTCLAYLVPLLAATGATPLNQQAWVEGYFADVAQIIAGKWLKVFLEIGAVLSIIGLYEAQLSSCVYQLLGMAELGFLPQCFSVRSKWFNTPWVGILVSTSITIGVSFMNFTTLISSVNFLYSLGMLLEFASFLWLRRKLPTMKRPFKVPMKLPGLVVMCLIPSGFLVYIMSVATGTVFSVSCLVTLVTIVWYFVMNFCKSKRLTNVEDEDLE